DNA sequence from the Desertibacillus haloalkaliphilus genome:
GTTCGAAGGTAACCTCCTAAGTTTTCAATTTCACCAATGTTGCTCATTACTTCATCCACTACTCTCATACAAACTTCTTTGCTAAGACCTTTTATACGGTATTCATTCGTTAACTTATGAATTATTTCATCAGTGTTAACTGTATCTTTGTTAACAAGATATTTCTTATTATTTATATCCTTTTCTTTAATATTATTTTTAATAGAGTTAAGTTTTTTATCTTCTTGAAGTTCAATTTTTTTATTTCTAGAAGTTAAATTTTTTAACTTCCGTTCTCCCACAACCATTTCAGCGTCTTCTTGTTTAATTTTGTATAAATCTTCGTCACTGTAATCAACTTTCAAAACATAAATTAAGTTCGCTTTATTAAGCCCAACTCGTTTTTCTTCTATCAATCCTAACTTATGTAATTCTTTCTTGGAAGTTATGAAAGTTGGCTCGGATATATTTAGTAAGTCACTACCATGTTCTTTACTCATCCTGACATAATATCCATTTTCGTCGATCCAATGATTTTGCATAGAGAGCTGCAACCGATCAAGCAATACGATGTACAGCTTTAATGCATTAGGTTTCATCTTCTTATAGCGTTCTGAAAGAATAAGCACTTTAGGAACCTTATAGAAAATAATGTTTGGTGTGTCCGATTCTGTGTAATACCTGCTCACTAACCTTTCCCCTTCTTGACACAGAAGAAAAAGACTTGCTATTATGCTTATATAAAGAAGTTAATTCTTCTGTGATTTGGATTAAGAGATGGTGAGCCGCCAAACTCATATGCCATCTCTTTTATTTATTTTATTACACGAACACGCATTCGTAAAATTAAAGTTTTAGTCCCTTTAAAGCACCATATTGCTTATGCTTTTGTTCAATGTCTGGTCCCCATAGATTTACATATCTCTTTGTGATTGTCATATCACTATGGCCTAAAATGGTCATCAAAGTAAAAGCATCAACACCAGCCATTATCATTCTTTTTGCCATTGTATGTCTAAATGTATGTGGACTTACTCTCTTGGTGATGTTTGCTTCATTGCCATACTTATAAAATCTTGTTTGGATACTATGTGGTTTAAGTTCATTTTCATCATGATTAATAAACAGCTTATTAGTTTCCACATTGCCTCTGATTGTTATATATCTTTTTAGCTGCTCTTTTGTTGTATCTGATAAATAAACAACTCTCTCAAAGAGATTCTTTGTCCTTCTTATAATAATTTTGTTATCTCTCACATCATCAACTTCAATTCCAACTAATTCAGACAATCGAACACCAGTATCAAGAAAAACCAATAATATTGTTTCATCTCTAAAACCAATAAAAGTTTTCTGTTTACGAATTGTCTTTACTAACAATTCAATTTCTTTATTATCTAATGTCTCAATAGTCTTTTGTCTATCTCTTAGCAATTTAATATTCTTCATTGGATTGTTATCAATTAGATTATCTTTGTATAAATAGTTATAAAACGCACGAAGAGCACGCAGCCGAGTATTTATAGTAGTTACCTTCATTAACTTTTTACTTTGAAGGATTAATTCTTCAATATCCTTTTGACTGCATTCAACTAATTCCTTTGAGATAAGTTTCTTTGCACCGTGAAATTCATTTTTATAATACTCAATTGTTGCTGGTCTTAAGTTTTTCAAATAGCAGTTCCTAAAGAATTTTTCAAAAGCTTCTTCATCACTAATAGCCTTT
Encoded proteins:
- a CDS encoding replication initiator protein A, giving the protein MSRYYTESDTPNIIFYKVPKVLILSERYKKMKPNALKLYIVLLDRLQLSMQNHWIDENGYYVRMSKEHGSDLLNISEPTFITSKKELHKLGLIEEKRVGLNKANLIYVLKVDYSDEDLYKIKQEDAEMVVGERKLKNLTSRNKKIELQEDKKLNSIKNNIKEKDINNKKYLVNKDTVNTDEIIHKLTNEYRIKGLSKEVCMRVVDEVMSNIGEIENLGGYLRTCLENTLYKSKVRKGEINPFERIQERLKGTDIPYYDWLNGDDDGLPY
- a CDS encoding tyrosine-type recombinase/integrase — protein: MGRRKELTEEELKIIKKAISDEEAFEKFFRNCYLKNLRPATIEYYKNEFHGAKKLISKELVECSQKDIEELILQSKKLMKVTTINTRLRALRAFYNYLYKDNLIDNNPMKNIKLLRDRQKTIETLDNKEIELLVKTIRKQKTFIGFRDETILLVFLDTGVRLSELVGIEVDDVRDNKIIIRRTKNLFERVVYLSDTTKEQLKRYITIRGNVETNKLFINHDENELKPHSIQTRFYKYGNEANITKRVSPHTFRHTMAKRMIMAGVDAFTLMTILGHSDMTITKRYVNLWGPDIEQKHKQYGALKGLKL